In one window of Accipiter gentilis chromosome 28, bAccGen1.1, whole genome shotgun sequence DNA:
- the PCNA gene encoding proliferating cell nuclear antigen, translating to MFEARLVQGSVLKRVLEALKDLITEACWDLGSGGISLQSMDSSHVSLVQLTLRSEGFDTYRCDRNIAMGVNLNSMSKILKCAGNEDIITLRAEDNADTLALVFEAPNQEKVSDYEMKLMDLDVEQLGIPEQEYSCVVKMPSAEFARICRDLSHIGDAVVISCAKDGVKFSSNGELGNGNIKLSQTSNVDKEEEAVTIEMNEPVQLTFALRYLNFFTKATPLSPTVTLSMSADVPLVVEYKIADMGHLKYYLAPKIEDQQEGS from the exons ATGTTCGAGGCGCGGCTGGTGCAGGGCTCGGTGCTCAAGCGGGTGCTGGAGGCCCTCAAGGACCTCATCACCGAGGCCTGCTGGGACCTGGGCTCGGGCGGCATCAGCCTGCAGAGCATGGACTCCTCGCATGTCTCCCTGGTGCAGCTCACGCTGCGATCCGAGGGCTTCGATACCTACCGCTGCGACCGCAACATCGCCATGGGCGTCAATCTCAACAG CATGTCCAAAATACTGAAGTGTGCTGGAAACGAAGACATCATAACTCTCCGAGCAGAAGACAATGCAGATACGTTGGCTCTAGTGTTTGAAGCACCAA ATCAGGAAAAGGTTTCTGATTATGAGATGAAGTTAATGGATCTGGATGTGGAGCAGCTTGGAATTCCA GAACAAGAATATAGCTGTGTAGTGAAAATGCCTTCTGCTGAATTTGCGCGCATCTGTAGAGATCTCAGCCACATTGGTGATGCAGTTGTCATCTCCTGTGCAAAAGACGGTGTGAAATTTTCATCTAATGGAGAGCTGGGCAATGGAAACATTAAGCTGTCACAGACGAGTAATGTGGATAAAGAAGAAGAAGCT GTCACAATAGAGATGAATGAGCCAGTCCAGTTGACCTTTGCTCTGAGGTACCTGAACTTTTTTACCAAAGCCACTCCCCTGTCACCTACGGTAACACTCAGCATGTCTGCAGATGTTCCTCTTG ttgTGGAGTACAAGATTGCTGATATGGGACACTTAAAATACTACCTGGCTCCAAAGATCGAAGACCAACAAGAAGGCTCTTAA